One window from the genome of Enterobacter asburiae encodes:
- a CDS encoding outer membrane usher protein: MTNIRRNKCCNTFVLTPKPVAVCILLAVSFFRPVFAEDTIEFNTDVLDVKERSRIDLTQFSQAGYLMPGQYQLTVRLNKSELPEQSIEFLAPENDPKGSVACLTPELIKQFGLKSSVLSEVKWWHNNQCLDISTLEGLTIRPDLGSSTLYINMPQAYLEYTSENWDPPSSWDNGIPGVLFDYNLNAMSSKGQDVGRDNNVSGNGTTGANLGPWRVRADWQARYDQTGGQTGGTQQSWDWSRYYAYRAITALRAKLTLGESYLDSSMFDSFRFNGASLSTDDNQLPPNLRGYAPEVTGIAKTNAKVTVSQQGRVIYETTVAAGPFRIQDLNAAVSGKLDVKVEEQDGSVRMFQVETASIPYLTRPGLVRYKVSAGKPLDYEHHQEGPEFATGEFSWGINNGWSMYGGSLLAGDYNSLAVGLGRDLLALGALSFDITQSRAVLPGQETKSGASYRLSYSKRFDEYDSEVTFAGYRFSQRNYMSMSQYLDERYHDGLNSGLNKELYTITFNKQIRPINLSAYLNYSHQTYWDREASDTWNLSLSDYFDVGNFKNVSVSLSAYRTVYDGSKDDGMYLSLSLPWGEHGTISYNGQSSGGENTHTVGYYDRIDSNNTYRMNVGTSSNGTGTGNGYFTHDGDLASMTMNASVTGNSDSAFGLSLQGGVTGTSQGVALHRVNVIGGTRMMVDTDGVSDVPVSGYGAITHSNHFGKAVVSDISSYYRSTINVDMDNLPDDIDATRSVVQGTLTEGAIGYRKFGILAGQKAMAIIKLADGSTPPFGAEVRNKGGAQTGIIGDDGSVWLSGIRPEEIMDVSWDGGVQCKITLPSRLPALDKKLLLPCQRR; this comes from the coding sequence ATGACCAACATACGTCGTAATAAATGTTGTAATACATTTGTATTAACACCTAAACCTGTTGCAGTTTGCATTCTGCTGGCGGTGTCTTTTTTTCGCCCGGTTTTCGCTGAAGATACGATTGAATTTAATACGGACGTTCTGGATGTAAAAGAACGCTCCCGTATTGATTTAACCCAATTTTCCCAGGCAGGTTACCTGATGCCAGGGCAATATCAGTTAACTGTACGACTAAATAAATCTGAGCTTCCTGAGCAGAGTATTGAATTCCTCGCGCCAGAAAACGATCCAAAAGGGAGCGTGGCGTGTTTGACACCAGAACTGATCAAGCAGTTCGGTCTTAAAAGTTCTGTGCTGAGTGAGGTCAAATGGTGGCATAACAATCAATGCCTTGATATTTCAACCCTGGAAGGGCTGACGATCCGCCCAGATCTGGGTAGCAGTACGTTATATATAAACATGCCACAGGCTTATCTCGAATATACCTCTGAAAATTGGGACCCGCCTTCCAGTTGGGATAATGGGATCCCGGGCGTATTATTTGACTATAACCTGAACGCAATGTCCTCAAAAGGACAAGATGTCGGTCGCGACAATAACGTAAGCGGTAACGGAACGACGGGTGCGAACCTGGGTCCATGGCGTGTTCGCGCTGACTGGCAGGCTCGTTATGATCAAACGGGAGGCCAAACCGGCGGTACGCAGCAAAGTTGGGACTGGAGCCGCTATTATGCCTATCGTGCAATTACGGCTTTAAGGGCAAAGTTGACTCTCGGTGAAAGCTATCTGGATTCATCAATGTTCGACAGCTTTCGCTTTAACGGTGCCAGCCTGTCGACGGATGATAATCAGCTGCCACCCAATCTCAGGGGATATGCACCGGAAGTCACTGGCATTGCCAAAACCAATGCTAAGGTCACTGTCAGTCAGCAGGGCCGGGTGATCTATGAGACAACTGTTGCGGCGGGGCCGTTTCGTATTCAGGATTTGAATGCCGCTGTTTCGGGTAAGCTGGACGTTAAAGTCGAAGAACAAGATGGCAGCGTGCGAATGTTTCAGGTTGAGACCGCAAGTATACCTTACCTGACTCGCCCTGGCCTCGTTCGCTACAAAGTTTCAGCGGGCAAGCCGTTGGATTATGAGCATCATCAGGAAGGTCCAGAATTTGCTACAGGGGAATTCTCTTGGGGTATTAATAACGGATGGTCCATGTATGGGGGGAGCCTACTTGCGGGGGATTATAATTCCCTGGCTGTAGGCCTCGGTCGTGACCTGTTGGCATTGGGGGCGTTATCTTTTGATATTACGCAATCCAGAGCGGTACTGCCGGGACAGGAGACCAAAAGCGGTGCGTCATATCGCTTGAGTTATTCAAAACGTTTTGATGAATACGATAGTGAGGTGACATTCGCGGGGTATCGGTTCTCGCAGCGTAATTATATGAGTATGTCGCAGTATTTAGACGAGCGTTATCACGATGGTCTAAACTCGGGACTTAATAAAGAGCTGTATACCATTACGTTTAACAAGCAGATTCGTCCGATCAACCTTAGCGCTTATCTCAATTATAGCCATCAGACGTATTGGGACCGTGAAGCAAGTGATACCTGGAATCTGTCATTATCAGACTATTTTGACGTAGGTAACTTTAAGAATGTGAGTGTAAGCCTGTCGGCGTATAGAACGGTTTATGACGGTTCGAAAGATGATGGTATGTACTTAAGCCTGTCACTACCGTGGGGAGAGCACGGTACGATCAGTTATAATGGTCAATCCAGCGGTGGGGAAAATACTCATACGGTTGGCTATTATGACCGTATTGACAGTAATAATACCTATCGTATGAATGTAGGAACATCTTCGAATGGTACGGGAACCGGAAACGGTTATTTTACGCATGACGGTGACCTGGCCAGCATGACCATGAACGCGAGCGTAACCGGAAACAGCGACAGCGCATTTGGCCTTTCCCTTCAGGGAGGGGTGACCGGAACGTCTCAGGGAGTGGCGCTTCATCGTGTAAATGTGATCGGTGGAACGCGAATGATGGTCGACACGGACGGCGTGAGTGACGTGCCTGTAAGCGGATATGGTGCGATCACCCACTCAAATCATTTCGGTAAAGCCGTCGTGAGTGATATTAGCAGTTATTATCGCAGCACAATTAACGTTGATATGGATAATCTTCCTGATGATATAGATGCAACCCGCTCTGTTGTTCAGGGAACACTCACGGAAGGGGCGATTGGCTATCGCAAGTTTGGCATTTTGGCCGGACAGAAAGCGATGGCGATTATTAAATTAGCGGATGGCTCAACTCCACCGTTTGGCGCAGAAGTCCGTAATAAGGGCGGTGCACAAACGGGCATTATCGGAGATGATGGCAGCGTTTGGCTGTCCGGGATCCGCCCTGAAGAAATAATGGATGTAAGTTGGGATGGTGGGGTTCAATGTAAAATAACACTACCTTCCCGGCTTCCAGCGTTAGACAAGAAGTTATTACTTCCGTGTCAACGGCGATAA
- a CDS encoding fimbria/pilus periplasmic chaperone encodes MKMNKHCLTLMMSALSLIMLVQEANAAIALDRTRVIFNGDKSSMVVTITNQNKSLPYLAQAWVEDAEGNKIESPLMALPPLQRVEPGAKGQVKIQSMGDAVKLPQDRESLFYFNVREIPPKSSKPNTLQLALQTRVKLFYRPSAIVIEHGTENDAFKKITLTKSGNGYQINNPSTHFVTIVAASATENGKDVSSFKPIMVSPKDNAQMSVNAAELGTHPVLSFINDFGGRPQATFSCNGNTCSVSAVKAG; translated from the coding sequence ATGAAAATGAACAAACATTGTCTGACGCTCATGATGAGTGCTCTTTCTCTGATTATGCTGGTACAGGAGGCTAATGCCGCGATTGCATTAGACCGTACACGTGTAATATTTAATGGTGATAAATCATCAATGGTTGTCACTATTACTAATCAAAATAAATCATTGCCTTATTTGGCCCAGGCCTGGGTAGAAGATGCTGAGGGTAATAAAATAGAATCCCCTCTTATGGCACTCCCTCCTTTACAGCGAGTGGAGCCAGGAGCAAAAGGTCAGGTAAAAATTCAGTCAATGGGTGATGCTGTTAAATTACCGCAAGATCGTGAATCATTGTTTTATTTTAACGTGCGTGAAATTCCTCCAAAAAGCTCAAAGCCTAACACGCTTCAGCTTGCGTTGCAGACGCGAGTTAAGCTGTTTTATCGTCCGAGCGCTATTGTTATTGAACACGGTACTGAAAATGATGCCTTCAAAAAAATTACGTTAACAAAAAGCGGTAATGGATATCAAATCAACAACCCCTCCACCCATTTCGTGACTATTGTCGCGGCATCAGCAACCGAAAATGGAAAAGACGTCAGTAGTTTTAAACCGATTATGGTATCGCCAAAAGATAACGCCCAGATGAGCGTTAATGCTGCCGAACTCGGAACGCACCCTGTCTTGTCGTTTATCAACGATTTTGGTGGTCGACCTCAGGCTACATTCAGCTGCAATGGCAATACCTGCAGCGTGTCAGCTGTAAAAGCTGGATAA